Proteins encoded by one window of Streptomyces uncialis:
- a CDS encoding bifunctional methylenetetrahydrofolate dehydrogenase/methenyltetrahydrofolate cyclohydrolase — protein MTAQILDGKATAAAIKSELAVRVAALRERGVTPGLGTVLVGDDPGSQKYVAGKHRDCAQVGIASLQRELPATATQEEIEAVVRELNDDPACTGYIVQLPLPRGIDENRVLELMDPDKDADGLHPTNLGRLVLNEPAPLPCTPYGIVRLLRAHGVEINGAEVVVVGRGVTIGRPMPLLLTRRSENATVTQCHTGTRDLAAHLRRADIVVAAAGVPHLIKPEDVKPGAAVLDVGVSRDEHGKIVGDVHPGVAEVAGWLSPNPGGVGPMTRAQLLANVVEAAERNTNGAG, from the coding sequence ATGACCGCCCAAATTCTCGATGGCAAGGCCACCGCAGCAGCGATCAAGTCCGAACTGGCCGTCCGCGTGGCGGCCCTCAGGGAGCGGGGCGTCACGCCCGGACTGGGCACGGTCCTGGTCGGTGACGACCCGGGCAGCCAGAAGTACGTTGCCGGAAAGCATCGCGACTGCGCACAGGTCGGGATCGCCTCCCTCCAGCGCGAACTGCCCGCCACCGCCACCCAGGAGGAGATCGAGGCGGTCGTCCGCGAGCTCAACGACGACCCGGCGTGCACCGGCTACATCGTCCAGCTCCCGCTGCCGCGCGGGATCGACGAGAACCGCGTCCTGGAGCTCATGGACCCCGACAAGGACGCGGACGGCCTCCACCCGACGAACCTGGGCCGACTCGTCCTCAACGAACCCGCGCCGCTGCCCTGCACCCCGTACGGCATCGTCCGGCTGCTGCGCGCGCACGGTGTGGAGATCAACGGTGCCGAGGTCGTCGTCGTGGGCCGCGGGGTCACCATCGGCCGCCCGATGCCGCTGCTGCTGACCCGCCGCTCCGAGAACGCCACCGTGACCCAGTGCCACACCGGCACCCGCGACCTCGCCGCGCATCTGCGGCGGGCCGACATCGTCGTGGCGGCGGCGGGTGTGCCGCATCTGATCAAGCCGGAGGACGTGAAGCCGGGCGCCGCGGTCCTGGACGTCGGTGTCTCGCGCGACGAGCACGGCAAGATCGTGGGCGATGTCCACCCCGGTGTCGCCGAGGTCGCGGGCTGGCTGTCGCCGAACCCGGGCGGCGTCGGTCCGATGACCCGCGCCCAGCTCCTGGCCAATGTCGTCGAGGCGGCGGAACGGAACACGAACGGTGCCGGCTGA
- a CDS encoding malate dehydrogenase: protein MTRTPVNVTVTGAAGQIGYALLFRIASGQLLGADVPVKLRLLEITPALKAAEGTAMELDDCAFPLLQGIDISDDPDVAFAGANVALLVGARPRTKGMERGDLLEANGGIFKPQGKAINDHAADDIKVLVVGNPANTNALIAQAAAPDVPAERFTAMTRLDHNRALTQLAKRTGTTVADIKRLTIWGNHSATQYPDIFHATVGGKNAAEVVNDEKWLAEEFIPTVAKRGAAIIEARGASSAASAANAAIDHVHTWVNGTADGDWTSMGIPSDGSYGVPEGLISSFPVTAKDGAYEIVQGLDINEFSRARIDASVQELAEEREAVRALGLL, encoded by the coding sequence ATGACCCGCACTCCCGTGAACGTCACCGTCACCGGCGCGGCCGGCCAGATCGGTTACGCCCTGCTCTTCCGCATCGCGTCAGGCCAGCTGCTCGGCGCGGACGTGCCGGTCAAGCTGCGGCTCCTGGAGATCACCCCGGCGCTGAAGGCCGCCGAGGGCACCGCGATGGAACTCGACGACTGCGCCTTCCCGCTGCTCCAGGGCATCGACATCAGCGACGACCCCGACGTCGCCTTCGCCGGTGCGAACGTAGCCCTCCTCGTCGGCGCCCGCCCCCGGACCAAGGGCATGGAGCGCGGCGACCTGCTGGAGGCCAACGGCGGCATCTTCAAGCCCCAGGGCAAGGCCATCAACGACCACGCGGCCGACGACATCAAGGTCCTCGTCGTGGGCAACCCGGCCAACACCAACGCGCTGATCGCCCAGGCCGCCGCCCCGGACGTCCCGGCCGAGCGCTTCACCGCGATGACCCGCCTGGACCACAACCGCGCGCTGACGCAGCTCGCGAAGCGCACGGGCACGACCGTCGCGGACATCAAGCGCCTCACCATCTGGGGCAACCACTCCGCGACCCAGTACCCGGACATCTTCCACGCGACGGTCGGCGGCAAGAACGCGGCCGAGGTCGTGAACGACGAGAAGTGGCTGGCGGAGGAGTTCATCCCGACCGTCGCGAAGCGCGGTGCCGCGATCATCGAGGCCCGTGGCGCGTCCTCGGCGGCCTCCGCCGCGAACGCCGCGATCGACCACGTCCACACCTGGGTCAACGGCACCGCCGACGGTGACTGGACGTCCATGGGCATCCCGTCGGACGGCTCGTACGGCGTCCCCGAGGGCCTCATCTCCTCCTTCCCGGTCACCGCGAAGGACGGCGCGTACGAGATCGTCCAGGGCCTCGACATCAACGAGTTCTCCCGCGCCCGCATCGACGCGTCGGTGCAGGAGCTCGCGGAGGAGCGCGAAGCGGTCCGCGCCCTCGGTCTCCTCTGA
- the purH gene encoding bifunctional phosphoribosylaminoimidazolecarboxamide formyltransferase/IMP cyclohydrolase, giving the protein MTAEGTQTPEGAQVAIRRALISVYDKTGLEDLARGLHGTGVELVSTGSTAARIAAAGVPVTRVEDLTGFPECLDGRVKTLHPKVHAGILADLRLDTHRAQLAELGVEPFQLVVVNLYPFRETVASGASPDECVEQIDIGGPSMVRAAAKNHPSVAVVTSPARYADVLAAVRGGGFDLTARKRLAAEAFQHTAAYDVAVASWFASEYAPVDDTAFPDFFGATFERRSTLRYGENPHQGAALYADGTGGLADAEQLHGKEMSYNNYTDTDAARRAAYDHDEPCVAIIKHANPCGIAIGGTVAEAHRKAHACDPLSAFGGVIAVNRPVTEEMAKQVAEVFTEVIVAPEYEDGALDVLTRKKNIRVLRAHQAPAAPVEVKQIDGGRLLQVADRLQADGDDPASWTLATGDALSPGELAELAFAWRACRAVKSNAILLARDGASVGVGMGQVNRVDSAKLAVERAGAERARGAYAASDAFFPFPDGLEILTAAGVKAVVQPGGSVRDEQVVEAARKAGVTMYFTGTRHFFH; this is encoded by the coding sequence GTGACCGCCGAAGGTACGCAGACCCCCGAGGGGGCGCAGGTGGCCATCCGCCGGGCGCTGATCAGCGTCTACGACAAGACCGGCCTGGAGGACCTCGCGCGCGGGCTGCACGGGACGGGCGTCGAACTGGTCTCCACCGGTTCCACCGCCGCCCGGATCGCCGCCGCCGGGGTCCCCGTCACCCGGGTCGAGGACCTGACGGGCTTCCCCGAGTGCCTGGACGGCCGCGTCAAGACACTGCACCCGAAGGTGCACGCCGGCATCCTCGCCGACCTGCGCCTCGACACCCACCGCGCGCAGCTCGCCGAGCTGGGCGTCGAGCCGTTCCAGCTCGTCGTCGTCAACCTCTACCCGTTCCGGGAGACCGTCGCCTCCGGCGCGAGCCCCGACGAGTGCGTCGAGCAGATCGACATCGGCGGGCCCTCCATGGTCCGCGCCGCCGCCAAGAACCACCCCTCCGTCGCGGTCGTCACCAGCCCCGCCCGCTACGCAGACGTGCTCGCGGCCGTACGCGGCGGCGGCTTCGACCTGACGGCCCGCAAGCGGCTGGCCGCCGAGGCGTTCCAGCACACCGCCGCCTACGACGTGGCCGTCGCGTCCTGGTTCGCGAGCGAGTACGCGCCCGTCGACGACACCGCGTTCCCCGACTTCTTCGGCGCCACCTTCGAGCGCCGCAGCACCCTGCGCTACGGCGAGAACCCGCACCAGGGCGCCGCCCTCTACGCCGACGGCACGGGCGGCCTCGCGGACGCCGAGCAGCTGCACGGCAAGGAGATGTCGTACAACAACTACACGGACACCGACGCCGCGCGCCGGGCCGCGTACGACCACGACGAGCCCTGTGTGGCGATCATCAAGCACGCCAACCCGTGCGGGATCGCGATCGGCGGCACCGTCGCGGAGGCGCACCGCAAGGCCCACGCCTGTGACCCGCTGTCCGCGTTCGGCGGGGTCATCGCCGTCAACCGGCCGGTGACGGAGGAGATGGCCAAGCAGGTCGCCGAGGTCTTCACCGAGGTCATCGTCGCCCCCGAGTACGAGGACGGGGCGCTGGACGTCCTGACCCGCAAGAAGAACATCCGGGTGCTGCGCGCCCACCAGGCGCCGGCCGCGCCCGTCGAGGTCAAGCAGATCGACGGCGGCCGGCTCCTCCAGGTCGCGGACCGGCTCCAGGCCGACGGCGACGACCCCGCGAGCTGGACCCTCGCCACGGGCGACGCGCTCTCCCCGGGCGAGCTGGCCGAGCTGGCGTTCGCGTGGCGGGCCTGCCGCGCCGTCAAGTCGAACGCGATCCTGCTGGCCCGCGACGGGGCCTCCGTCGGCGTCGGCATGGGCCAGGTCAACCGCGTCGACTCCGCGAAGCTCGCCGTCGAGCGGGCGGGCGCCGAGCGCGCGCGGGGGGCGTACGCGGCCTCCGACGCGTTCTTCCCCTTCCCGGACGGGCTGGAGATCCTTACCGCGGCCGGGGTCAAGGCCGTGGTCCAGCCGGGCGGTTCCGTCCGCGACGAGCAGGTCGTGGAGGCCGCGCGCAAGGCCGGGGTCACCATGTACTTCACGGGCACCCGCCACTTCTTCCACTGA
- a CDS encoding DUF5753 domain-containing protein, translating to MTTPQARVHEAWSTVLRNGTGPVQDGFLGLVQRTKDSRHYCAELVWGNLQTADYARAVLQRVVNFHGVPDDIEAGVAARTARAALIGRDGRSYHTLLGEQALRARFGGVEVMRGQLAHLLAATERAGLLLGIIPSRAELAGLPGHSFGIFDGKLVHVETIASGLDITDEADLAVYEKAFALLQRSAVYGDAARDLIREELAALR from the coding sequence ATGACGACTCCTCAAGCCCGCGTCCACGAAGCCTGGTCCACGGTGCTGCGTAACGGAACCGGTCCGGTGCAGGACGGCTTCCTCGGGCTGGTCCAGCGGACGAAGGACTCCCGCCACTACTGTGCCGAACTCGTCTGGGGAAACCTCCAGACCGCCGACTACGCCCGTGCCGTTCTCCAGCGGGTCGTGAACTTCCACGGCGTCCCGGACGACATCGAGGCCGGTGTCGCCGCCCGCACCGCGAGGGCGGCGCTCATCGGGCGCGACGGACGCTCGTACCACACGCTTCTCGGCGAGCAGGCGCTGCGCGCCAGGTTCGGGGGCGTGGAGGTGATGCGGGGGCAACTCGCGCATCTGCTGGCGGCCACCGAACGTGCGGGGCTGCTGCTGGGGATCATCCCCTCACGGGCCGAGCTGGCCGGGCTCCCGGGGCACAGCTTCGGGATCTTCGACGGCAAGCTCGTGCATGTGGAGACCATCGCCTCGGGGCTGGACATCACCGACGAGGCGGACCTGGCCGTCTACGAGAAGGCGTTCGCGCTGCTCCAGCGGTCCGCCGTCTACGGTGACGCCGCCCGGGACCTCATCCGGGAGGAGCTGGCCGCGCTCCGGTGA
- a CDS encoding NADP-dependent isocitrate dehydrogenase, with protein MAKIKVANPVVELDGDEMTRIIWQFIKDKLILPYLDVELKYFDLGIEHRDATDDQVTVDAANAIKEYGVGVKCATITPDEARVEEFGLKKMYRSPNGTIRNILGGVIFREPIIMENVPRLVPGWTKPVVVGRHAFGDQYRATDFKVPGPGKLTITFQPADGSEPIEREVYDFPGSGVALSMYNLDDSIRDFARASFRYGLARNFPVYMSTKNTILKAYDGRFKDLFQEIFDAEFKEQFEKAGLTYEHRLIDDMVAAALKWEGGYVWACKNYDGDVQSDIVAQGFGSLGLMTSVLMSPDGRTVEAEAAHGTVTRHYRQHQQGKATSTNPIASIFAWTRGLAHRGKLDNTPEVTKFAETLEQVCIETVEGGQMTKDLALLISKDSPWLTTEQFLEALDANLQKKMASA; from the coding sequence ATGGCCAAGATCAAGGTAGCCAACCCCGTCGTCGAGCTCGACGGCGACGAGATGACCCGCATCATCTGGCAGTTCATCAAGGACAAGCTGATCCTGCCGTACCTCGATGTCGAGCTGAAGTACTTCGACCTGGGCATCGAGCACCGTGACGCCACGGACGACCAGGTCACGGTCGACGCCGCGAACGCCATCAAGGAGTACGGCGTCGGCGTCAAGTGCGCCACGATCACGCCGGACGAGGCGCGGGTCGAGGAGTTCGGCCTGAAGAAGATGTACCGCTCGCCGAACGGCACCATCCGCAACATCCTCGGCGGCGTGATCTTCCGTGAGCCGATCATCATGGAGAACGTGCCCCGGCTGGTCCCGGGCTGGACGAAGCCGGTCGTCGTCGGCCGTCACGCCTTCGGTGACCAGTACCGCGCGACGGACTTCAAGGTCCCCGGCCCCGGCAAGCTCACCATCACCTTCCAGCCCGCGGACGGCTCCGAGCCGATCGAGCGCGAGGTCTACGACTTCCCGGGTTCCGGTGTCGCGCTGTCCATGTACAACCTGGACGACTCGATCCGTGACTTCGCCCGCGCGTCCTTCCGCTACGGCCTGGCCCGGAACTTCCCGGTCTACATGTCGACGAAGAACACGATCCTGAAGGCCTACGACGGCCGCTTCAAGGACCTGTTCCAGGAGATCTTCGACGCGGAGTTCAAGGAGCAGTTCGAGAAGGCCGGGCTCACCTACGAGCACCGCCTGATCGACGACATGGTCGCCGCGGCCCTGAAGTGGGAGGGCGGCTACGTCTGGGCGTGCAAGAACTACGACGGCGACGTCCAGTCCGACATCGTCGCGCAGGGCTTCGGCTCGCTCGGCCTGATGACCTCCGTCCTCATGTCCCCCGACGGCCGGACCGTCGAGGCCGAGGCCGCGCACGGCACGGTGACCCGTCACTACCGCCAGCACCAGCAGGGCAAGGCGACCTCCACCAACCCCATCGCGTCGATCTTCGCGTGGACCCGTGGCCTCGCCCACCGCGGCAAGCTGGACAACACCCCCGAGGTCACCAAGTTCGCGGAGACCCTGGAGCAGGTCTGCATCGAGACCGTCGAGGGCGGTCAGATGACGAAGGACCTGGCGCTGCTGATCTCCAAGGACAGCCCGTGGCTGACCACCGAGCAGTTCCTGGAGGCGCTCGACGCCAACCTCCAGAAGAAGATGGCGTCCGCCTGA
- a CDS encoding XRE family transcriptional regulator, with amino-acid sequence MPRWKELPEELDPQVKEFTGQLRRLVDRSGLGIAALSDRTGYSKTSWERYLNGRLLAPKGAIVALAEVTGTNPVHLTTMWELAERAWSRSEMRHDMTMEAIRISQARAALGETGGTPTRERGGRAHKAPGGRPAGADAPAGRPGRPGARGGAHAAPGARRPDGAPRPGPDPARSDASGNDVTFESVRYQGHFGGAVPNGPGTRPGARPGSHPAAANGAIPPGGHRSTGRGGAPQGPAGSGSGTKRRTTMFLAGVVGTLAVIAVAVWATGLGGGDGGAQAKPSPSAKPSKPVLPAGVECSGKDCTGQDPETMGCGGELARTTTTARVGTATVEVRYSKTCGAAWARITQAAGGDRIDIAAPGAAKQASTVEATADTDAYTPMVAVGAAGDAKACATVRATARKSCTE; translated from the coding sequence ATGCCTCGTTGGAAGGAACTCCCGGAGGAACTGGACCCACAGGTCAAGGAGTTCACCGGACAGCTCCGCAGGCTGGTCGACCGCAGTGGGCTGGGTATCGCCGCGCTGTCGGACCGCACGGGCTACAGCAAGACGTCCTGGGAGCGGTACCTGAACGGCCGGCTGCTCGCGCCGAAGGGCGCGATCGTGGCACTGGCCGAGGTCACCGGCACCAACCCGGTCCATCTGACGACGATGTGGGAGCTGGCGGAACGCGCCTGGAGCCGTTCCGAGATGCGCCACGACATGACGATGGAGGCCATCCGGATCTCCCAGGCGCGGGCCGCGCTCGGGGAGACCGGCGGCACGCCCACGCGGGAGCGCGGCGGCCGGGCCCACAAGGCGCCCGGGGGCCGTCCCGCGGGTGCCGACGCCCCCGCCGGACGGCCGGGCCGTCCCGGCGCGCGGGGCGGCGCGCACGCGGCGCCGGGCGCCCGGCGCCCGGACGGCGCTCCGCGCCCCGGCCCGGACCCGGCCCGTTCCGACGCCTCCGGCAACGACGTCACCTTCGAGAGCGTGCGCTACCAGGGGCACTTCGGCGGAGCCGTGCCGAACGGTCCGGGGACCCGTCCCGGAGCCCGTCCCGGTTCCCACCCGGCCGCCGCCAACGGCGCGATACCTCCCGGGGGACACCGGTCCACGGGGCGCGGTGGCGCGCCCCAGGGCCCCGCCGGGTCCGGGTCCGGCACCAAGCGGCGGACCACGATGTTCCTCGCCGGGGTCGTCGGCACGCTCGCCGTGATCGCGGTGGCCGTCTGGGCGACGGGTCTCGGCGGCGGTGACGGCGGGGCCCAGGCGAAGCCGTCCCCGTCCGCGAAGCCCAGCAAGCCGGTGCTGCCCGCCGGGGTCGAGTGCAGCGGCAAGGACTGCACCGGTCAGGACCCGGAGACCATGGGGTGCGGCGGCGAACTGGCCCGTACGACCACGACCGCCCGGGTCGGTACGGCCACCGTCGAGGTCCGCTACAGCAAGACGTGCGGGGCCGCGTGGGCGCGGATCACGCAGGCCGCGGGCGGGGACCGGATCGACATCGCGGCCCCCGGCGCGGCCAAGCAGGCCAGTACGGTCGAGGCCACGGCGGACACGGACGCGTATACGCCGATGGTGGCGGTCGGGGCGGCGGGCGACGCGAAGGCGTGTGCGACGGTCCGGGCCACGGCCCGCAAATCCTGCACGGAGTAG
- a CDS encoding DUF3017 domain-containing protein, producing MPADTPASAPGPAPGAGPGPEPDENPAAPEAPAPEVTDPGTGADEEAAPGTGTDTGTSTGTGTRADGDSDDTGADGTAGNTDATGTAEATGDTEPSGESGTPGTTGTPGVTEGPPVAKVRNRRFSLTRDTARPEGGGRAAPGDAPAPARQWPMLTVLGMVGVGLLLTGLDVFRVGTVLIGLGLLTGGLLRWALPSVGMLAVRSRFTDMITYGVLGGAIVLLALMTQPDPVLVVPFLEDTLHFTIQ from the coding sequence GTGCCGGCTGACACCCCCGCCTCCGCCCCCGGCCCGGCTCCCGGCGCCGGTCCCGGCCCCGAGCCGGACGAGAACCCGGCAGCCCCTGAGGCCCCGGCCCCTGAGGTCACGGACCCGGGCACGGGTGCCGACGAGGAAGCCGCCCCCGGTACGGGCACCGATACGGGCACGAGTACGGGTACCGGTACGCGCGCGGACGGCGACTCCGACGACACCGGGGCCGACGGGACCGCAGGGAACACCGACGCCACAGGGACCGCCGAGGCCACAGGCGACACCGAGCCCTCCGGCGAATCAGGGACTCCCGGGACCACCGGAACCCCCGGGGTCACCGAGGGGCCGCCGGTCGCGAAGGTCCGCAACCGCCGGTTCTCCCTCACCCGGGACACCGCGCGGCCCGAGGGCGGCGGCCGGGCGGCCCCGGGCGACGCCCCGGCCCCGGCCCGTCAGTGGCCGATGCTCACCGTGCTCGGCATGGTCGGCGTGGGACTGCTGCTCACCGGGCTCGATGTGTTCCGGGTCGGCACGGTCCTCATCGGGCTCGGGCTGCTGACCGGCGGGCTGCTGCGCTGGGCGCTGCCGTCCGTGGGGATGCTGGCCGTCCGTTCCCGTTTCACGGACATGATCACGTACGGGGTGCTCGGTGGCGCGATCGTGCTGCTGGCGCTGATGACCCAGCCGGACCCGGTGCTGGTGGTGCCGTTCCTGGAGGACACGCTCCACTTCACGATCCAGTAG
- a CDS encoding helix-turn-helix domain-containing protein, translating into MSRKPVPLPPPKERRRLREARSLSQEDVAARVGVTRETVRSWETGRTDPRGRKRDAYAAFLVAIAREPAPPAEASGAPEPPGAAPDRPAPGPPGPARGDSAGPPPRHRPGAGRPARGPKASAQRSTKPPLAGQVRHNHAPPPGGTSPLNAIAQPAALLNPFGRRHAADGSLLTAERAAGLSADQAFDRLYGHSAPALVRQTYLLTGRRTLAQESVERAFHQAWQRWPEVAVDRDPAGWVRAAAYEYAMAPWHRFRPALRRPDPPPASPEDHALLDTLMSLPPMHRRTLLLYDGVGLDLPETAAETEASTPAAAYRLLRARRSVAERLPVLADPDALHQGLDRLARGEKLQPPRVAEVRSGCERRTRFWTRTAIAFTVLILGATALTLRTAPTAYEPPEAPPETVRGVPPRMGPGPLTDERLALRDLLREAPRTGPHRTHPELR; encoded by the coding sequence GTGAGCCGGAAGCCCGTCCCCCTGCCGCCCCCGAAGGAGCGCCGGCGGCTGCGGGAGGCGCGGTCGCTGAGCCAGGAGGACGTGGCCGCGCGGGTGGGCGTCACCCGGGAGACGGTCCGTTCGTGGGAGACGGGCCGCACCGACCCGCGCGGGCGCAAACGGGACGCGTACGCGGCGTTCCTCGTGGCGATCGCGAGGGAGCCGGCACCGCCCGCCGAGGCATCCGGCGCACCCGAGCCGCCCGGGGCCGCGCCGGACCGTCCCGCACCCGGCCCTCCCGGACCGGCCCGGGGCGACAGCGCCGGTCCCCCGCCCCGTCACCGCCCCGGCGCCGGGCGCCCCGCCCGCGGGCCCAAGGCGTCCGCCCAGCGCTCCACCAAGCCCCCGCTCGCCGGTCAGGTCCGCCACAATCACGCACCACCGCCCGGAGGCACGTCCCCTTTGAACGCCATCGCGCAGCCCGCCGCCCTCCTGAACCCGTTCGGCCGCCGCCACGCGGCGGACGGTTCCCTCCTCACCGCGGAACGCGCCGCCGGGCTGAGCGCCGACCAGGCGTTCGACCGGCTGTACGGCCACAGCGCCCCCGCGCTCGTCCGGCAGACGTATCTGCTCACCGGCAGACGCACCCTCGCCCAGGAGTCCGTGGAACGGGCCTTCCACCAGGCATGGCAGCGATGGCCGGAGGTCGCGGTCGACCGGGACCCGGCCGGCTGGGTCCGGGCCGCCGCGTACGAGTACGCGATGGCGCCCTGGCACCGCTTCCGGCCCGCACTGCGCCGGCCCGACCCGCCCCCGGCGAGTCCCGAGGACCACGCGCTGCTGGACACCCTGATGAGTCTGCCGCCCATGCACCGGCGCACCCTGCTGCTGTACGACGGGGTGGGCCTCGATCTGCCGGAGACCGCGGCGGAGACGGAGGCGAGCACCCCGGCGGCGGCGTACCGGCTGCTGCGCGCCCGGCGGTCGGTGGCCGAGCGGCTCCCGGTGCTGGCCGACCCGGACGCGCTGCACCAGGGGCTCGACCGGCTGGCGCGCGGCGAGAAGCTGCAACCGCCCCGGGTGGCGGAGGTCCGCTCCGGCTGCGAGCGGCGGACCCGGTTCTGGACCCGGACGGCCATCGCCTTCACGGTCCTGATCCTGGGCGCGACGGCGCTGACCCTGCGCACGGCGCCCACGGCGTACGAGCCGCCCGAGGCACCGCCGGAGACCGTACGGGGCGTGCCCCCGCGGATGGGCCCGGGGCCGCTCACCGACGAGCGGCTCGCGCTGCGCGACCTGCTGCGCGAGGCACCGCGGACCGGCCCGCACCGGACGCACCCGGAGCTGCGCTGA
- the purN gene encoding phosphoribosylglycinamide formyltransferase — protein sequence MAAKRLVVLVSGSGTNLQALIDAIGSAGPEAYGAEIVAVGADRTGIAGLDRAARAGLPTFVCQVRDHDSRAQWDKALAEATAAYEPDLVVSAGFMRIVGKEFLARFGGRTVNTHPALLPSFPGAHGVRDALAYGAKVTGCTVHFVDDGVDTGPVIAQGAVEIRDEDDEDALHERIKEVERELLVKVVSRLARDGFSIEGRKVVIP from the coding sequence GTGGCCGCCAAGCGCCTCGTCGTGCTGGTCTCCGGATCAGGAACGAATCTCCAGGCCCTCATCGACGCCATCGGTTCCGCCGGACCGGAGGCGTACGGCGCGGAGATCGTCGCCGTCGGCGCCGACCGGACCGGGATCGCCGGACTGGACCGCGCCGCCCGCGCCGGGCTGCCCACCTTCGTCTGCCAGGTGCGGGACCACGACTCGCGCGCGCAGTGGGACAAGGCGCTCGCCGAGGCCACCGCCGCGTACGAGCCCGACCTGGTGGTCTCGGCCGGGTTCATGAGGATCGTGGGCAAGGAGTTCCTCGCCCGCTTCGGCGGGCGGACCGTCAACACGCATCCCGCCCTGCTGCCGAGCTTCCCCGGGGCCCACGGCGTCCGTGACGCGCTCGCGTACGGCGCCAAGGTCACCGGCTGCACCGTCCACTTCGTCGACGACGGCGTCGACACCGGACCCGTCATCGCCCAGGGCGCGGTCGAGATCCGGGACGAGGACGACGAAGACGCTCTCCACGAGCGCATCAAGGAAGTCGAGCGCGAACTGCTCGTCAAGGTCGTCTCGCGGCTGGCCCGCGACGGCTTCTCGATCGAGGGACGAAAGGTAGTTATCCCGTGA
- a CDS encoding cell division protein PerM, producing the protein MNRIIPRASAPAVPPPSPRNPWPLARVRERTTALVTSLLGGATAAGLGIGACAVLVMGLWISSPYPDSGPDGALRTAAALWLLAHGADLVRTDGLTGAAVPVGVTPLLLVALPCWLVHRAARDAVGPGPGAVPLAWSGVVTGYLGIVAGTVLYAAGGEPRPSAVSVAVHVPPLVALAAAVGVWAAYGRPRPSWPPARPSWARRVAPLRDRPRDAAVRDRLRVAVRAAGVGALVLVGGGALAVAGSLLWHGAAVQESFPQLTGGWSGRLTVLLLSLALVPNAAVWGAAYALGPGFLLGAAHPVTPFVPGYEGPLPSFPLLAAVPGAGGGWEWVSWATLVVPVGAGVAVAWFVVRGDGEVVPGRGRAALRALEAAVWAGGMVAGLAVVAGGPLGVGGLARFGPVWWQTGAAAVAWTAVVAVPLAAALAGRLRSRF; encoded by the coding sequence GTGAACCGGATCATCCCCCGCGCGTCCGCCCCCGCCGTTCCGCCGCCGTCCCCGCGCAACCCATGGCCGCTCGCCCGGGTACGGGAGCGCACGACGGCCCTCGTCACCTCCCTGCTGGGCGGGGCGACGGCCGCCGGACTGGGCATCGGAGCCTGCGCGGTCCTGGTCATGGGCCTGTGGATCAGCTCGCCCTACCCCGACAGCGGACCGGACGGGGCGCTGCGCACCGCCGCCGCGCTGTGGCTGCTCGCCCACGGCGCCGACCTCGTACGCACCGACGGACTGACGGGCGCGGCCGTACCGGTCGGTGTCACCCCGCTGCTGCTGGTCGCGCTGCCCTGCTGGCTGGTCCACCGGGCCGCGCGGGACGCGGTCGGCCCCGGCCCCGGCGCGGTCCCCCTCGCCTGGTCCGGCGTGGTCACCGGCTACCTCGGCATCGTCGCCGGGACCGTCCTGTACGCCGCCGGGGGTGAGCCCCGCCCCTCGGCGGTGTCCGTCGCCGTGCACGTCCCGCCGCTGGTGGCGCTCGCCGCGGCGGTCGGCGTATGGGCCGCGTACGGGCGCCCCCGGCCCTCCTGGCCCCCGGCCCGGCCGTCCTGGGCCCGCCGGGTCGCGCCCCTGCGCGACCGTCCCCGGGACGCGGCCGTACGGGACCGGCTCCGGGTGGCCGTACGGGCCGCCGGGGTCGGCGCGCTGGTCCTCGTGGGCGGTGGGGCGCTGGCCGTCGCGGGCTCCCTGCTGTGGCACGGCGCCGCCGTCCAGGAGTCGTTCCCGCAGCTCACCGGGGGCTGGTCCGGACGGCTCACCGTCCTGCTGCTGTCCCTGGCCCTCGTGCCGAACGCGGCGGTGTGGGGTGCCGCGTACGCCCTCGGCCCCGGCTTCCTGCTGGGCGCCGCCCACCCCGTCACCCCCTTCGTGCCGGGGTACGAGGGTCCCTTGCCGTCGTTCCCGCTGCTCGCGGCGGTGCCCGGTGCCGGGGGCGGCTGGGAGTGGGTGTCCTGGGCGACCCTCGTGGTTCCCGTCGGGGCGGGGGTCGCGGTGGCGTGGTTCGTGGTCCGGGGGGACGGGGAGGTGGTGCCCGGGCGGGGGCGGGCGGCGCTGCGGGCGCTGGAGGCGGCGGTGTGGGCCGGGGGGATGGTGGCGGGGCTCGCGGTGGTGGCCGGGGGGCCGCTCGGTGTCGGGGGGCTGGCCCGTTTCGGTCCCGTCTGGTGGCAGACGGGGGCGGCGGCGGTGGCCTGGACGGCGGTCGTCGCGGTGCCGCTTGCGGCGGCCCTGGCGGGTCGCCTTCGCTCGCGCTTCTGA